One Amphiura filiformis unplaced genomic scaffold, Afil_fr2py scaffold_29, whole genome shotgun sequence DNA segment encodes these proteins:
- the LOC140143806 gene encoding uncharacterized protein, which produces MASPNAINTALAETFPSEADADNLARILYFLANSQVDGVAEPYLNSLQSVIGNRTVFRMVAVRMIQDTRTADNDQRYRQVMHDVWSNFLRDNLSEHPDNGQEWALAVPQNSASATVQYAFFRSVAQLPPESFLALQQAIQAIGSAGSLAVYANRALTHARSAQPLVRVALVTAYLAYDIIKNIRRWWKGEITGIRCVKNIIDNGVSVAAGLAGGVGGEMLGATVGFGLAGPLGGAIGAIAGAVGGAMSASTATHTLCDKLTQWFFELPKSEALEAAYNFLSVSPTVSNSEINSRYRHLSLTHHPDRGGDPDSWTQLQYSLAVIREARGER; this is translated from the coding sequence ATGGCATCGCCTAATGCTATCAACACAGCTCTGGCAGAGACGTTTCCATCTGAAGCTGATGCTGATAACCTCGCCCGTATCTTGTATTTCTTGGCTAACAGCCAGGTAGATGGTGTTGCAGAACCATATTTGAATTCACTGCAAAGCGTCATCGGAAATCGCACTGTTTTTAGGATGGTAGCGGTACGAATGATACAAGACACTAGAACGGCGGATAATGATCAAAGATATAGGCAGGTTATGCATGATGTTTGGAGCAACTTTTTGAGAGACAATTTATCTGAACATCCCGATAATGGGCAAGAATGGGCTTTAGCGGTGCCGCAAAATAGCGCTTCCGCAACTGTGCAGTATGCTTTTTTCCGTTCTGTAGCTCAATTACCACCAGAAAGCTTTTTAGCATTACAACAGGCTATTCAGGCAATCGGCAGCGCTGGTTCTCTAGCGGTGTACGCGAACAGGGCATTAACCCACGCAAGGTCAGCTCAACCACTCGTAAGAGTCGCTCTCGTCACCGCTTACTTGGCCTATGATATTATCAAAAACATAAGACGATGGTGGAAAGGAGAGATAACCGGCATAAGGTGTGTCAAGAATATCATTGATAATGGTGTTAGTGTTGCTGCCGGACTCGCCGGTGGCGTAGGAGGTGAGATGTTAGGCGCCACCGTAGGTTTTGGCTTAGCAGGGCCTTTAGGAGGGGCAATTGGGGCTATTGCAGGAGCAGTAGGGGGCGCAATGAGCGCGTCAACTGCGACCCATACACTATGCGATAAGCTTACCCAATGGTTTTTTGAATTACCCAAGAGTGAAGCTCTGGAAGCAGCATATAATTTCCTAAGCGTGTCCCCAACAGTTTCTAACAGTGAAATCAACTCCCGTTACAGACATCTCTCTCTAACACACCATCCTGACAGGGGAGGTGACCCAGATAGCTGGACACAACTTCAGTATTCATTGGCTGTTATCAGGGAAGCAAGAGGGGAACGTTAA